The nucleotide sequence CCAAGAATACCTTTGGCCAGAAGACTTTCTGATTATCAGTTCAACTTGCAGCACACAATCAACTGAAAGAAACCATGCTATCTCATGACATCCTCAGCAGGCCATGACAGATTGTCATCATGGACTTGTCTAGTCATTGGCAAAAGGGTCTAATTGTGAACCACTTCTCAGATTTTTGGCAGATTTAAAtggggttttattaacaaagttcgggaggagcacgataatcatccaatttggcacaggtgcatcttgtTTAGCTAACCATCTTAACTAACACAACAAGTGTATATATATCCagccttcctacctcctgtcctacAACagtttttcagcatccctcctccaccccaactcctaaCTTCTAAACTATTTTATCACAAAATTAGGGAtaggggagttatttgggtttaGGCTATGCTCTGGGCCCGGACCCATCCCCCAGGACAGCATGGAAAAATATGCTTACTATTCGCTTTCAGACTATAGATTTAAGGGTGAATTTGTGAACTGCTTCTTGATTTATCTGCAGAGACAGTCATCAACCACTGCAAAGCTCAGTTTGCTCAACAAGGTCAACCAAACTGGTTGATCATAGATAATGATCCTCAGTTTGGTGCTCTGCTTCCAGCTGGGATTTTGCGCTTATCACTTTCTTACAAGATATTTTAAGTCAAATGGAAATGCTGAGTTTGATGCTCTTTTATTTACACAGAGTTTTGTTAGTGATCACTCACTGTCTACTTTGAACATGTCCATTATCTCTCTGCTCCTGCTGACCTCTCTGCTCCCACACCTGACTTTCACTGGTGAGACTGATTATATTAAAGCACATCACACtgattttggttgcactttattttacagtatgtgtacttacatgtacttatagtgtacttacagtgtatttatctaagaaagttctggtaatataaggtaactatatggggtagggttaggtttaggggtaggttcagggttagtacctagttattacatagttattgttattactataataagtacatagatAGTACacaaggaacaggactgtaaaataaagtgctaccctgattttttttaagaatatctaATTGGTAGGTACAGAAGAAGATGACTTCtaactctatctctctctcaactCATGTGAATGTGGGTATAGTGAAGCAAAACCCCACTCTAGACCTTATATGGTTTCTGTTCAGAAGAGCTGTAAACATGTATCTGGTGGATTCCTCATTTCTGATAGATTTGTCATAACGGCAACAAATTGCAGGAAGATGTACAGTAAGACTTAAATTTAGTCTAAACTGCAATGATAAGTTTAAATCATTATATCATAGTTTAAAGATCTTGTTCATTACACTAATAAGACTTTCTTACACAGAAATAAGAAAATAACAGCTGTGGTGGGAGTGCatgacttaaaaaaagaaaaaagaaggagGGTTCTGATCGCATCAGAGAGAAGTCTTTCCACAAGCATCCAGACTTTAACAATCGCACTTTGCATAATGACATTAGTGACATTTACAGTAGTTCAAATGACTCTTATTGAATGATTAGTCagactgtatttaaaaaatgataatgtTATTGTATTAcagctagagaaaaaaaaaaaaaaaaaaaaaaaaatattgtcaagACAATGTCCATACCAACACAAGAGGGAGACATCCAAGCTGATTCTGTCTGCAGTGTTACCAACTGAGGAAGACTTAGGTTTAAATGGAAATAGAGCACACGTCTCATGGAAGCAGAGGTGAAGATCATGAATAACactgaatgcaaaaataaatggaaagacAACTACTCAGTATGTGTCTACGGTCATGGAGGTAGCtgtagtacatttaaaaaaaatatcaagttgAGACCATCAGTAGTGAGAAATGTCAATTCAGTTAGATATTGATCTGTGTTCACAGGGAGATTCAGGACATCCTTTGGTTTGTGGAGACACTGTAGTTGGTGTCACATTGTTTGGTGACCCTAAAGTCTGCAATAGTCGTGAAAGacctggggggtattccagaaagcattatgtgacatacccgggtatgtttaaGAGTAAGTAAGTGGATAACCTCAACTTTGGGTTGCAAAAACAgaggtaactttcagggtatgttagtagtcatagcactctctcactctctaaaCTTAACCTGCTCTGGAGCAGGTTATGTTCCAGGGTTAGTTCACTACAGCGAGCCTTCAATGGGGTGACAGattattacaatatgtaatatagcctattttatatatatacatatatatatatatatatatatatatatatatatacatataatatatgttAAGTTAATGAGGAAGcgctaatataagtaataaataaggtaatatattattctaatatgattatttattttattggcatatataagagttatctataaattatgtattaagaggtatgcataaattataaaacaatatgacaaggtaatgttttacttatttatatttttatatattttattaattacatgttATATCTCACACACGGAGTggtattttctataatgtctgaattctaaatcaaaatacatatctgatatgacttaacgtataattagcataaaacaaataatacaatttacattctcatggattggaattttttttttaaatgattgcacAGCCATCAGTAAGGTGGCGATATGCACAAAGCAGgtaaacaactaatgaacaaaagaagaaagaaacagcttggagcgctttttcttagcgtccgtttctatagtgactcgtcgattcgtcgctctgttgagaatgtcttgagtcttaaccaggaacatactctgagttgaatgaacttactcccggacgtgtttttggaacaacatacctcgagtaagcaaggtttggggttaatcaaccgagagttcaggatttagttcacggtaagttaaccctgctttctggaacACACCCCTGAAGTTTATGCAAAGATTTCAGATTATCCTGCATGGATCCGATCCTTAATTGCAAATGTTAAGTATTTATTGCGATGAGAAAGGATGATTTTTTTTGTGCTTAAAGTGGTCCTTATTATTGCagctccaaaatattttttgtaaaatatcttaatttttatgttcaacatttctAAAGAGAATTCAGCCCATTGCAGATACAATTTTAAATGGGCCAACATACTGTGGGCTGAGTTTACTTCTTGGGAGCCGCAGCTTGAGGTCCCGTGTGGAGAGCCAGACCCTCTGTCCAGGTTGGTAAGGAGGGTATGGGCGATGTTGTTTATTGGCCTGGATCTCCTGATTCTGGACAGCCCTTTGGAGACATACATGAGCTCTGTCCCACATCCACGACGACGAATCCAGTCATCTATTTAAGGTACCATATATGTTCTCCTGACCAAGGGAGTTTAACTCTGCAGGATGATGGCCCTACAAGAGCAGGATTGGTACCAATGTTCTGCCATAGATGTAAAGATATAGtcaactaaatataataatattagtttaaagttaatgttaacatttgctaactgcttttaaataaaaatatctttaaatcaGAGCCTGGGCTCAGGGCCTGATCCCATAGACAGATCGCTCAACCACTCAGCTGTTAATCTATAAAATTGTGCCTTGCTtctgagaaatgtttttttttaaaataatgaaatagcaTGAAAAGTGCTGAACACGTTTCTTTGTGCGAGTCTGTGGGTATGTGTGTTTGTACTGAGAAGGAGatcagaaaaaagtaaaaaaaaatatatatatttgctgtgGCAAAGttctttgaaataactgaaataataaatatctataaaaaaaagcatttgtaggtaaaaaacaaaacaaaaaaaactacagtTCTATTATGACCTGTAAATTATTAAAGAAtcaaaatgcatgcatgcatgcttcATTTTGTATATCTTTAGTCTGAAGGTAAGACCGGAAGTAGGGGAACATTATCTTTTGATCACTGTGTTGCTCATatagcaaaaaaacaacaaaaaaaaaaacagaacttgGTGAACTCAGTCTCTCCGCCCACTATCAAACTATATATACAGTGATTTCCAGTGAGAGCTCATTGATTGTCTTCATCATGACCATCATCTCTCTGCTCCTGCTGGCCTCTCTGCTGCCACATCTGACCTTCACTGGTGAGACTGATTAAAAAACAgcacattattcaaatgttttaagaacattacattttgatttaCTGAAGAAGCTGATTTCTCTCTCTCAGCTTCTCAGCATGTGAATGTAGGTATAGTGAATGGCACAGAAGCAAAACCCCACTCCAGACCTTACATGGTTTCTGTTCAGTTGAATAAGAAACACATCTGTGGTGGATTCCTCATTTCTGATGAGTTTGTGTTGACTGCTGGTCATTGCAGGGAAGGGTGAGGGTTTGTGTAGTTACAATAATTTTGTGACTGCTGTGCATTGTATGATGTAACTGAGCATCATGACTTTCTCTTTCAACAGGACTCAGATTCTGACGGTTGTGGTTGGTGCTCATGACTTAAGGAACAGTAAGAATTCAGATCGTATCGGAGTGCAGTTCTACATCCCACATCCAAGCTATACAATTCATCTTCCCTGGAATGACATTATGCTTTTGAGGGTAACGACTTGTAATACAGTAAATCTAGCTGTTGACAACTTcaaaaacatcactataatcaGCAGCAGTTCAGTTTTATAATAGatgtttaaattagtttatttatacAAGTTGTGTTTTTGAATTACAGTTACAGGAAAAAGTCAACCTAAACAACTATGTTGAATGGATATCATTACCAAAGAAAGGTGAAGATGTCGAGGTGAATACTTGTAGTGTTGCGGGCTGGGGAAAACTGTGTACTAATTGCCAAAAGAGTGATTGTCTAATGGAGGCAAACGTGCATATAATGAACAACAGTGAATGTGAAAAGAGGTGGGAATGGATGTTTTCAGACTCACAGATGATGTGCACACATGGCCATGGTGGATCCTGCATTGTACGTACAAAAGATGATTCACACACTTTGATTCTTATGTTAATTTATGAACTGAGATTCTCAACTGATACATTATAAGGCATTTTATTGACTTTTTCTCTTAACAGGGGGATTCTGGGGGTCCTTTGGTTTGTGGAAACACTGCAGTTGGCGTCACAATATTTGGATATAAATTCCTTTGCAATTCACCTGTGAAACCTAATGTGTATATTAAGATTTCACCATATATTCCATGGATCAACAGAATAATTAGAAATGTGAAGTGAGTTCAGTTCTTAAATTCTTTTGCATAACCTGTCTTAATAAAAGTATCACTTAGCAATCATCAATCATTCAAAGTGTATTTATTGTCCTAAgcatatatgtactgtatgtatgtgtgtgggtgtgtctgtgtgcatatatataaatactgtattcaAATATTTgggctcataaaaaaaaatgaaatatttgttcatttgaattaggtttaaagtaaaacacattattttttaatgaagtttTTGTCACCATTTCTGAACAAGCAAACAATTATACCTCCTTGTTTTCTTTTAGTTAAAGACGCgtgtaaactatatatatatatatatatatatatatatatatatatatatatatatatatatatatatatataacaaaagtaTTTAAGCCCAAGCAGAGCAAACGcaaaaaataaagcagaaaatgTCAATTCCAGTACAGAGTTGCCTAtattacactcacctaaaggattattaggaacacctgttcaatttctcattaatgcaattatctaatcaaccaatcacatggcaattgctttaatgcatttagggttgtggtcctggtcaagacaatctcctgaactccaaactgaatttcagaatgggaaagaaaggtgatgtaagcaattttgagcattgcatggttgttggtgccagacaggccggtctaagtatttcacaatctgctcagttactgggattttcacgcacaaccatttctagggtttacagagaatggtgtgaaaagggaaaaacatccattatgtggcagtcctgtgggcgaaaatgccttgttgatgctgaaggtcagaggagaatgggcagactgattcaagctgatagaagagcaactttgactgaaataaccactcgttatgaccgaggtatgcagcaaagcatttgtgaagccacaacacgcacaacttTGAGGCGGATTGGCTATCAACCTTGGCTACCAGAAATCACTTACCCCACCTCTaatgctgaaaaataaaagtctttccAGAGACAAAGATAATGCTGTTCTAAGCAAAGTTTCTTACAGTgctttctgttttctgttcttaAATCACTATCCCTCAAggatacttaaagggttagttcacccaaaaatgaaaattagcctgtgttgAAACCtcagaggcatcctaggtgtatattactgttttttttttttttttttttttgacaaatacaatcagttatattaaaaattatctCGGCCCCTCCGAGCCTTACAATAGGAGTAAGTTTGGATTTCATGTGATTTCTTATTGTGGTGGTGATATtacaataaatttaattttattaataagattcgggaggagcgcgtcagatacttagcctaaccaACACAGATGGACCATAATCAAGttatcaatcccacagtataaatatcgctgacttacctctatccattgacggtttatcagcatccctcctccaccccatctcctcatttcgagttcactttataaatagacggacagcacgccaaatacgcataccatacctcagctaattatatgtaagcgtgaactagtgaactCAGTTTCATGGATTCCTTTTTGTACGATCAtttagtaaatacatttttatcaaagtCATTCCAAACTTCGTGAGGCAGATGACACCATTCTGTGATCGAATACAATCAACTTGTTAACACACTCAACAGCACATTTCACACTGAGCATTCTAAACTCTGGGTTAATAGGTTGCAGTGTAATTGAGTGGATGAATACAGCAAACAAACTGTTCACATAACGGCTCTAGCGTTGGGCATGATCATATTTTATATTGCTGCTGTTACTGGTCTCAACAAAGACAGATGAAATATAGTACCtgtataaaatgataaaaaataaacattagtgGCTGCAGCTTAATGACTTTGCCCTTTGACCCTAACGTCATTCCTCATCACTCTAGTGCAGTGCGCCACCTACAGGCCTCTTTCAGAATACGCTTAATTCTATGTAACATTAGATTAACTTTTTTAGACTCTTTTAAATACTTGaactgaagaaagagagagagaaaaataattgTGGGGTACCTATTATTactcaatacttttattttttactgtaatattttcaGTCCGTCACACTGACGGTGTTGTGAAGGTTAATTTGggaatgtaataggttacagattacaagttacccgaTTTACAGTAGTAAgctactcaacactgattacaatCAGACTTTCTAAATCCTACATCACTTGAATtgagtttataataattttaaagcacagccactATGAAATAAGTCTTTCTTTGAGATCATTCTGAGATTAAATACAGATATAGGACCATAACAAGAAATAGTTTGGCAGCTATGATTTGGCCTGTCGCAATAATAAATATATCGACTTATCGCGAAATATATGGACATGACCTCAATAATTTTTGGTGATGAAATAAATTGGccattatatttacaaaaaaatttaagtcatgtgttttgttttttttttacattccattTGTGCCTGTGTCTTTTGCAGCTTCTTGTATATAATTTGGTGTCGTAATGTGGTTTtagctcaaataaaaaaaataaaaaaatgcttctacaaaaaaagtttcatctgcaaaaataaataaataaataaaatacatcttATAGGTgatttgtgcatttttctttttttttgtacttgttaATTTGCATTTACTTTTAAATCAAGTCTTTAAGGTAtcttatatttttatacttaaaGTCCatgatctaaatataaaaaaaaaaaaaaaagtttgttgtcatttggAAATGTGTAGGCCTTCTTGCATTATTATGTTTTAACCTTATGATTacatataaaattacaattatatccCTAATCACAATTCTTTTTGGGGTCATATATCACACAGCAAAAATATGTTATCGTGAcaggcgattttttttttttttttttttatcacatcatTGACAGGAAACACTAGCATCTAAAAATAGGCTAGgaaaaaaacagttaatattaaaaaaataaaaataaagcataaatcCATATagcaaataaaacaattataataagcATGTGTCCAATTTTGTGTCAAATTCCTGAAACACTGTTGTCTCATATTTTAATCA is from Carassius gibelio isolate Cgi1373 ecotype wild population from Czech Republic chromosome B22, carGib1.2-hapl.c, whole genome shotgun sequence and encodes:
- the LOC127987867 gene encoding granzyme F-like, with the translated sequence MTIISLLLLASLLPHLTFTASQHVNVGIVNGTEAKPHSRPYMVSVQLNKKHICGGFLISDEFVLTAGHCREGTQILTVVVGAHDLRNSKNSDRIGVQFYIPHPSYTIHLPWNDIMLLRLQEKVNLNNYVEWISLPKKGEDVEVNTCSVAGWGKLCTNCQKSDCLMEANVHIMNNSECEKRWEWMFSDSQMMCTHGHGGSCIGDSGGPLVCGNTAVGVTIFGYKFLCNSPVKPNVYIKISPYIPWINRIIRNVK